The sequence GGATTGTTCAAACAGCATGGGTTTAACCCATATTTGAACCTCATATTTGAACAAAAACAGCCCCCAGGGCCAAGGCGATGGAGGCTGTGATCAGTTTGAGTGTTAGGTTGCTACCTATGCCTACCGACTTTCAGTTTGGGTAGGAGGCGTTGAGTTAGCACCAGATTTGGGCTAGCTCAACTGCCATTGCGATCGCTCTATTGGCGAGAGTTCACTGGGTCAGCAATGTACTTAAAGTCGGGCTCAGAGTTCCAGGGGCCACGCTCATCTTGGCCATTGCCGTTGGTGGAGAGATTGTAGTAAAGCTCTACGGTTTCGTCGGGCTGAATGTTGCCAAACATTGGGTCCGTCAGCTTGCCCATAGCATCTAGGGCATTCATGAACATTTTGGTGTGAGAAATTTCCCGAGTTAGCAGGTGGGTCAGGGTTTTTTTGGTGCCCTCATCGGTAGCCAGCTTAATCAAGGATTCGTAGGTCTGGCGGGCACCTGCTTCTGCCGCGATGTTGGCCCTCAGATCTCGAACAACATCGCCGCCTTCGTTGAGGTAGCTAGCCGTCCAGTTATTCCCCTGGCTATCGAGGAAGTGAGGCCCCATACCACGCACCGCAAACAGCGTGCTGTTGTAGGCTTCGGTTTGGTCAGTATTTTTGGTGTGAATTTCGATCAGCTTGCCCACCATTTCCAGGTGGCCAAACTCTTCAACGGCGATATCCTGGAGCATGTCCTTAATGCCAGCATCTTCGACGTGAAAAGACTGCACCCAATATTGAAGCGCCGCCGAGAGTTCTCCAGTAGCACCTCCAAACTGCTCTAGCAGCAGCTGAGCAAAGACCGGATTAGCCTCATTGACTTCAACGGTGTGAACTGGATCTTTTTTGTGGAAAAACATAATCGCCCTTTTAGTACTAGTAATGAACTAAGTCTGCATTAGCTCTACTGCGTTATAGCCTCACTCTAAAATTAAAATTCTGCATCTTCCTCTATACATCTATAGAGAATGTCGCTTTCTAAATATAGAGGTTAGTTAGGTTAGTCATTTAAATAGAAATTAGCGATTTAAGTTGTTCGGCTAGATCTAAACATCTATACGCTTGCCTTCTTTTCAGATAGGACTCTCCATTGCACAAAATACTAGAACAAAATATCCATATTTTTAGTTGCTCCTATTCAATTGGTCGGCCTGGGGTGAGTCTTCCGCTAGAGGTTGAGATATTTAAGCTTATAACCAGCGATGAATACCATGCTCTCGTCAGCGGCTTAACCTGGTGAATAAGTAGACGACGATTGCGCCTCTATTATTTTGATTTTTGCGACCTAGGTCGTTTCCATCGATCAAATGTTGTTACCAGGATTCTAAACCATGAAAACGAACGTCTTGTCAAAATGGGTTGGGGCCAGTGCCCTTGCCGTCAGCCTAGCTATTTTGCCTTCAGCCCTACCGGCGGCAGCTCAAACCACCCCCGGTGACGCAACTACCCCTGGCGGTACTGTGACCACTACTACCGCCGATGACGACGGGTTTGACTGGGGCTGGCTGGGTCTGCTGGGTCTAATTGGTCTGGCTGGGCTAAAAGGCAGCAAGCGCGACACCAGCGATCGCTACACTGAGCGAGTAACCACCGCACCGCCTACCTCTAATCCTCGCTACTAAGGCGATTGTGATTTAGTTAGCTAATTAATTAGCTAAGCCTATACAAGCACGTAGAAAGGGTTGCCGTTTAGCAACCCCTTCTACGTGCTTTTTTATGCGTTGTTTACTTTACAGATATGTTTTTTGCCCGTCACTTGACTAATCCCCATGGGAGCAGAGTAACGGGCACGGAAAAACCTTTGCAGAAACTGAGACTAGTTGGCTACAGAAGGATGACCCAGGGCTTGCTTCGCCTGCCGCACATCCTCTTGGCTACCTTCAACCACGAGTCGAAACTGGCGAGGTACATCGGGATTGCCTTTGCTTTTTTGGTCGGCAGGTTGCTTGGCTTGCAGTGTCTTGCCCAACGGTGCGCCGAAGAAGGCCCCAGCGATCGTACTGCCAAGTATAGCCAACCGGCTAATAGAGCTGTCAGGATAGCCGCCAGTGACCCAGAAAGCGACAATAATGGTAGCGATTAAGCCCACTACACCCCCCAAAGCGGCTCCCATGAGCAAACCAGCCTGTCCGCCCACAGTTGTCCCTTGGGCTGCCACCTGAATAGATGGCGAGACATGGTCATCGATAGAGATTCGCTGTCCTTCTAGGCCAGATGCTTGAACGGTCTGTTTAGCTTGATCAGCTTCGCGGCGGGTGTCAAATACCGCAACTACTGCTTTATTTCGCGTCATCTGAGCTGTCATTGGATAAACTCCTTAAAAAGGTAATTGAAATTAGCCTGGGTCCAATTGATTTGACCTAGGGTTTCATCTTGTATAGTGACCATTCCGCCGCTAGGTCGGTTCTGTAGATGGATAGACTTATCGGGGCTAAAGAATCGCTAAAAAGTGTTAAACCAGCACCCTTTTCTGAAGGTTCACTGACCGATAGGTAGAGTATGGTCTCGCGATCGCCCCCTCGTATCTAGCTCAGCCATTAATTCGGAGACATCTAACCGGTTATATGAAACCGAAAGTAAGAGGTCTATTCGTGCAAACGTCTAACTATCGATAAATAACAGAACAGCTAAATCTTTCTACCTTGAAAGCATACGGTTTGTTTTAGTGGCATAAGCCATGCCTTGGTTCGGCTGCTGTAGGAAAACCAGATACTGTTTATTCCCAGGAATTTAACCGATGAAAAATAACACTCTCTCGAAATGGATGGGGACTGGCGCTCTGGCTCTCAGCCTAGCCTTATTGCCCTCGGCGCTGTCGGCCTCTGCCCAGACCACTACTTCGCCGACTACGCCTACCACTCCGACCTCGCCTACCTCCCCTGATCCCGTAGCGCCAGGGTCTCCGACTTCCCCCGGTGCCACTTCTCCTGATACCCTGTCTCCTACCACAACCACCACAACCACAGCCGATACCGATGACGGCATGAGCTGGGGTTGGTTGGGTCTGCTCGGTCTGATTGGTTTAGCTGGTTTGGCTGGCCGCAATCGCGATACCACCCCCACAACGACCTATCGCACTAACGATCGTGTGACCACAACTCCCACCAGCACTACCGATCCTCGCCTTTAGAACAGGCGAATCCAGTCGCAATCATCGCAATTAAAGAGGGGACACCCAAGCGTGTCCCCTCTTTTGTGTTGCGCACCATTGGCCGCCTTCGGCTTTTAAGAGAATCGGCCCATGGCGGAAATAGTCTGGTTTACCCTGGGGCAAAGGGCAAATAGCCTAGTCAAGCTTTAGATTAGGTTAAGCCTAGATATAGGGTTGAGAACCAATGCGATCGCTTCTACTCGATATAGCCAGTGCCTTCAACAATGTCTATAGCGGCTGGATCTGGTGGAACTTGTTTCTAGCCTTTGTGCCCCTGTTGCTGAGTTATGGCCTATTTCGCAACCAAGTCATTCCCAGGGTTTGGTTTTTTGCCGCCTGGGTGGTGGTGGTGGCAACCGGGGTAGTGGGGTTGTGGCCGCGAATACCTCGCCTGATGTGGGGCTGGTCGAATATTGTGGGTGACGGTGGTGCGGTCACTCTGTTACAGCTGCTGTGGCTGCTGGTGGTTATCGCGATCGCCGCCGCCATGAGCATCGCCATCTTTCACAAAAAACAGACATCCCAAGGCTGGCTATGGTGGGTGGGGCTGGCGATGTTTCTGGCCTTTTTGCCCAACGCCCCCTACGTGTTGACCGACATCATTCACCTGATTCGGGGCACCAGCGCCGGGCAAACGCCAATTTGGGTGGTGGCTTTAGTCTTTATTCCTATCCATGCCGTAGCCATTTTGCTGGGGTTTCAGGCCTATGTCATCTCTATTCTCAACCTGGCCATCTATCTTAAGCAGCAAGGTGCTAAGGCTCTGATTTTGCCTATCGAGCTGACCATTCATGCCCTGTGTGCGGTGGGTATCTACCTGGGCCGCTTTTTGCGGTTTAACAGCTGGGATTTAGTGGTTGCTCCCACCGATGTCATCACCGACACCCTAGACGTGCTGACCTCGCGGCGTCCAGTAGCCGTGATGGTGGTGACCTTTTTGATTTTGGCCAGCCTTTACTGGTTGATGAAACAAATCACCCTCGGTCTAAAGCTGCGTATTCGCTACGCCCGCCAGGGGCTAGATGCATTAGATTAAATTTTCTGGGCCAGTCCGGAATGTCCGGTGCGGTAAGTGTAGGAGAAAGGGGCACATTAGCCCTAACCTTACTCCCGGCAACCATGTCCTTTAAAACCAGTGTGCAGCACTTTCAAACCCTGGTGACCTCGTTTCATCCGGTAGTGGTGATTGACACCGTTGAAGAAGAGCGAGTGCAGGGGTTGATTAGAACCGCCTGTACCGACATGCAAATGGCGGTGTTTGAATGGAGCATTGCCCAGGGGCTGATGCGATCGCCTGACAGCCCCGAAAACCGCTGGCAAAACGAATACGCACCCCCCGGCGGCAAGCGTGGCCAGGCGCTGCCCAAAACCACAGAGCCGCTCGATATGCTGCGTCATCTCCAAGATCTCAACTTCAAGGCGATCTACTGGCTAAAGGACTTTGCCCCTCACCTCAAAGACGCGGTGGTGGCACGGCAGTTTCGTGAGGTGACCGAGCAGTTTTCTCATAACCGCTCTACCTTAGTGATCAGCGGCAGCGACAACGATTTGCCCGCCGAAATTGCCCACGACGCCGTGCATTTTGACATCAAACTACCCGGCCCCGAAGAACTCTACAACGCCCTGTCTGGGGTGGTGAGAGACCTCAAAGGCCGAGTCAAAGTTGACCTCACCCCTGAAGATATTCGCACCCTAGTCAGTGCCCTTCAGGGCATGACCCTGAGCCAGACCCGCAAGGTAGTCTCCTACGCCGCCCTTCACGATGGCCGCCTCGACGCCGACGATGTCAAACAGGTGCTAGAGCGCAAGGCCCGCGTCATCCACGAAGAGGGCCTGCTCGACTACTTCCCGCCCGAGACCAATCTGGCTGAGCTAGGTGGTTTTGAGGGACTGAAGCGCTGGCTAAGCTACGCCAAGGTGGGCTTTACCCCCCAGGCCCGCCAGTACAACCTGCCCGCCCCCAAAGGCATTTTGATTGTCGGCATTCAGGGCTGTGGCAAGTCGCTGGCGGCCAAAACCATTGCCCGCCAGTGGAATCTGCCTCTGCTCAAGCTCGATGCCGGTCGCCTCTACGACAAGTACGTGGGCGAGTCTGACAAAAACTTTCGCCGCGCTGTCACTATGGCCGAAACCATGGCCCCCTGCATTCTCTGGATGGATGAAATTGAGAAGAGTATGGGCCAGACCAGCGGCGATGCCGACGGTGGGCTGAGCCGACGGCTGTTTGGCTACTTTCTCACCTGGCTGCAAGAAAAATCCCAGGAGATCTTTGTGGTCGCCACCGCCAATGATCTGTCGGCGATTCCGCCAGAGCTGCTGCGCAAGGGTCGTTTCGACGAAATTTTTTTTGTCGATCTGCCCGAAACCGATGAGCGCCGCGATATTCTGGCTATTCACCTCAGTCGCCGTCGCCAGGGCCTCGACGCCTTTGACATCGACGAATTGGTGGTCGCTACCGAAGGCTTTAGCGGCGCTGAGATTGAGCAGGCGGTCATCACGGCCCACTATCGCGCCCTTTACGAAAACAGCCCCGCCGACACCGCCCTGCTGCTAACCGAAATTAAGCGCACGGTGCCTCTATCGGTGACTCGGCGAGAAGACATTCAGCGGCTGCGGGCCATGGCCCGAGAGCGGTTTGTGGCGGCACGGTAGGGTTGCCTTACGTGAGAGTCGCTCCGGTAGAGGCATCCTAGCCCGCCAGGAGGATGGCTACACTGCGCGGAAGTCAATCACTTTCGCTGCAATTTATAGCTATAGCACCGTTAGGACGTTTTGCTGATAACAATCCCCGCCTGTCATTCTTGTAAAAACGGGAATCTATTCGCGAGCAATGATGGGCTAGTGAATTCCCGCCCCACGCCTTCGCGAGGGCAAGCTCTGCGCAGGAATGACGGCCCTGTCCTAACCTAATTGGCCATAGCTATACAAGGCTCTGTCCGGGCGATCGCATTTAAATCACCCTACAACTCCTGAGCTGGTGGGTTTCCTTGACAAGTATTTAAAAATGTTAAATTGGTACATGCGTTGTCACTAAGCCCCCAGACATGCCCAAACCGGACGCTTCTGCTAAGAAAACCGCCGCCTCTAAAAAGGGCCGAGCGTCCAGCAAAGGTAGTGATCAGTCTCAAAATGGCAAGGGTGCCCGCAATGGTGCCCGCCCCAGTGATAGCACTCCAGGGTTGGCTCACCACCATGCCGCCATTGACGACAATGTGATTCGCATTCGCGGAGCCCGCCAGCACAACCTCAAAAATTTAGACCTGGAGATTCCCCGCAACCAGCTGATCGTATTTACGGGGGTGTCGGGCTCAGGTAAGTCTTCCCTGGCCTTTGACACGATTTTTGCTGAGGGCCAGCGTCGCTACGTGGAGTCGCTCAGCGCCTATGCCCGCCAGTTCCTCGGCCAGGTCGATAAACCCGATGTCGATGCGATCGAGGGGCTGAGTCCGGCGATCTCCATCGACCAAAAATCGACTTCCCACAACCCGCGTTCTACCGTGGGTACGGTGACCGAAATCTACGATTACCTACGCTTGCTCTACGGGCGGGCGGGCGATCCCCACTGTCCGATCTGCGATCGCAGCATTTCGCCCCAGAGCATCGACCAGATGATCGACCGGGTGATGGCCCTGCCCGATCGCACCCGTTTCCAAATTCTGGCCCCGGTGGTGCGGGGCAAAAAGGGCACCCACAAAAAGCTGCTCTCTAGCCTGGCCTCTGAGGGCTTTGTGCGGGTGCGGGTAAACGGCGAACTGCGGGAGCTGACCGACAACATTGAACTCGACAAAAACTACAGCCACAACGTCGAAGTGGTGGTCGATCGCCTGGTGAAGAAGGCGGGGCTGGAGGACCGGCTGGCGGACTCGCTGCGCACCTGCCTGAAGCGATCGGAGGGGATCGCGGTGATTGAGATTTTGGCGGAGAAGCCTCAGGAATCTAGGAGTCAGGAGCCAGGAGGGCAGGAGCAGGGGAGTAATGTCATATCTATTTCTGATCGCCTACCCCAGGCCGCCGAGGGGGAAGGCAGCTACGGTCTGCCCAAGGAGCTAGTGTTTTCCGAGAACTTTGCCTGCCCGGAGCACGGCGCGGTGATGGAGGAACTATCGCCCCGGCTATTCTCATTCAACTCGCCCTACGGGGCCTGCCCCCACTGCCACGGCCTGGGCAGCCTGCGGACGTTTTCGGCAGAGTTGGTAGTGCCGGACCCCACGCTGCCGGTCTATGCCGCGATCGCCCCCTGGTCTGAAAAAGACAACACCTACTACTTCTCGTTGCTCTATAGCGTCGGCCAGGCCTTTGGGTTTGAAATTCAAAGCCGCTGGGACCAGCTCACCCCCGAGCAGCAGCACATCGTACTCCACGGCAGTGAGGAAAAAATCTACATTGAGTCTGACTCGCGCTACCGCGATCGCAAGGGCTATCAGCGGCAGTACGAAGGGGTGCTGCCCATTCTCGAACGCCAGTACAAAGACAGCACCTCCGAGCTGCACAAGCAAAAGCTTGAAAAGTACTTAATTGACCAGACCTGCGAAGTCTGCCACGGCACCCGCCTCAAGCCAGAATCTAACGCCGTACGCATTGGCCCCCACTCGATCAGCGACCTCACCAACGTCTCCATTCGCGAGTGCCTCAAGCGCATTCGCACCCTGGTGGGCGAAGAGGGCGACGCCCCCAAGCTCTCGGCCCGACAGCTGCAAATTGGGGCGCTGGTGCTGCGCGAAATTCGGGCTCGGCTCCAGTTCATGATGGATGTAGGGCTCGACTATCTCACCCTGCACCGCACGGCGATGACCCTCTCCGGCGGCGAGGCCCAGCGCATTCGTCTGGCCACCCAGATTGGCTCGGGCCTCACGGGCGTACTCTACGTGCTAGATGAACCCAGCATTGGCCTGCACCAACGCGACAATGATCGCCTGCTCAACACCCTCTACCGCCTGCGCGACCTGGGCAACACCCTGATCGTGGTCGAGCACGATGAAGACACCATCCGCGCCGCCGACCACCTGGTAGATATTGGCCCAGGGGCCGGTATTCATGGGGGGGCGATCGTGGCTGAGGGCGACCTCAACACTCTAATGACCGCTCAAGACTCTCTCACCGGGGCCTACCTGTCGGGGCGGCAGTCGATTCCAACCCCTGCCGAGCGTCGACCGGGCAATGGGCGATCGCTGACGATCAAAAATGCCCACCGCAACAACCTCAAACACCTCGACGTCGAGCTGCCCCTGGGGGCGCTGGTCTGCATTACCGGCGTCTCTGGCTCGGGCAAATCGACTTTGATCAATGAGCTGCTCTACCCGGCTCTCCAGCACCACTTTGGCAGCAAAGTGCCCTTTCCCAA is a genomic window of Nodosilinea sp. E11 containing:
- a CDS encoding AAA family ATPase, with translation MSFKTSVQHFQTLVTSFHPVVVIDTVEEERVQGLIRTACTDMQMAVFEWSIAQGLMRSPDSPENRWQNEYAPPGGKRGQALPKTTEPLDMLRHLQDLNFKAIYWLKDFAPHLKDAVVARQFREVTEQFSHNRSTLVISGSDNDLPAEIAHDAVHFDIKLPGPEELYNALSGVVRDLKGRVKVDLTPEDIRTLVSALQGMTLSQTRKVVSYAALHDGRLDADDVKQVLERKARVIHEEGLLDYFPPETNLAELGGFEGLKRWLSYAKVGFTPQARQYNLPAPKGILIVGIQGCGKSLAAKTIARQWNLPLLKLDAGRLYDKYVGESDKNFRRAVTMAETMAPCILWMDEIEKSMGQTSGDADGGLSRRLFGYFLTWLQEKSQEIFVVATANDLSAIPPELLRKGRFDEIFFVDLPETDERRDILAIHLSRRRQGLDAFDIDELVVATEGFSGAEIEQAVITAHYRALYENSPADTALLLTEIKRTVPLSVTRREDIQRLRAMARERFVAAR
- a CDS encoding manganese catalase family protein, with the translated sequence MFFHKKDPVHTVEVNEANPVFAQLLLEQFGGATGELSAALQYWVQSFHVEDAGIKDMLQDIAVEEFGHLEMVGKLIEIHTKNTDQTEAYNSTLFAVRGMGPHFLDSQGNNWTASYLNEGGDVVRDLRANIAAEAGARQTYESLIKLATDEGTKKTLTHLLTREISHTKMFMNALDAMGKLTDPMFGNIQPDETVELYYNLSTNGNGQDERGPWNSEPDFKYIADPVNSRQ
- the uvrA gene encoding excinuclease ABC subunit UvrA; translated protein: MPKPDASAKKTAASKKGRASSKGSDQSQNGKGARNGARPSDSTPGLAHHHAAIDDNVIRIRGARQHNLKNLDLEIPRNQLIVFTGVSGSGKSSLAFDTIFAEGQRRYVESLSAYARQFLGQVDKPDVDAIEGLSPAISIDQKSTSHNPRSTVGTVTEIYDYLRLLYGRAGDPHCPICDRSISPQSIDQMIDRVMALPDRTRFQILAPVVRGKKGTHKKLLSSLASEGFVRVRVNGELRELTDNIELDKNYSHNVEVVVDRLVKKAGLEDRLADSLRTCLKRSEGIAVIEILAEKPQESRSQEPGGQEQGSNVISISDRLPQAAEGEGSYGLPKELVFSENFACPEHGAVMEELSPRLFSFNSPYGACPHCHGLGSLRTFSAELVVPDPTLPVYAAIAPWSEKDNTYYFSLLYSVGQAFGFEIQSRWDQLTPEQQHIVLHGSEEKIYIESDSRYRDRKGYQRQYEGVLPILERQYKDSTSELHKQKLEKYLIDQTCEVCHGTRLKPESNAVRIGPHSISDLTNVSIRECLKRIRTLVGEEGDAPKLSARQLQIGALVLREIRARLQFMMDVGLDYLTLHRTAMTLSGGEAQRIRLATQIGSGLTGVLYVLDEPSIGLHQRDNDRLLNTLYRLRDLGNTLIVVEHDEDTIRAADHLVDIGPGAGIHGGAIVAEGDLNTLMTAQDSLTGAYLSGRQSIPTPAERRPGNGRSLTIKNAHRNNLKHLDVELPLGALVCITGVSGSGKSTLINELLYPALQHHFGSKVPFPKHMDKLDGLKALDKVIVIDQSPIGRTPRSNPATYTGVFDVIRNLFTETIEAKARGYKAGQFSFNVKGGRCEACGGQGVNVIEMNFLPDVYVQCEVCKGARYNRDTLQVTYKGKNISDVLNMTAEEALTFFENIPQAASRLQTMVDVGLGYIRLGQTAPTLSGGEAQRMKLATELARRSTGKTLYLIDEPTTGLSFYDVHKLLDVVQRLVDKGNSVLMIEHNLDVIRCSDWLVDLGPEGGDRGGELIAVGTPEQVAQVPGSYTGKYLAKVLEQHPPSEKSAQI
- a CDS encoding DUF1361 domain-containing protein encodes the protein MRSLLLDIASAFNNVYSGWIWWNLFLAFVPLLLSYGLFRNQVIPRVWFFAAWVVVVATGVVGLWPRIPRLMWGWSNIVGDGGAVTLLQLLWLLVVIAIAAAMSIAIFHKKQTSQGWLWWVGLAMFLAFLPNAPYVLTDIIHLIRGTSAGQTPIWVVALVFIPIHAVAILLGFQAYVISILNLAIYLKQQGAKALILPIELTIHALCAVGIYLGRFLRFNSWDLVVAPTDVITDTLDVLTSRRPVAVMVVTFLILASLYWLMKQITLGLKLRIRYARQGLDALD
- a CDS encoding WGxxGxxG family protein, which gives rise to MKNNTLSKWMGTGALALSLALLPSALSASAQTTTSPTTPTTPTSPTSPDPVAPGSPTSPGATSPDTLSPTTTTTTTADTDDGMSWGWLGLLGLIGLAGLAGRNRDTTPTTTYRTNDRVTTTPTSTTDPRL
- a CDS encoding WGxxGxxG family protein, which translates into the protein MKTNVLSKWVGASALAVSLAILPSALPAAAQTTPGDATTPGGTVTTTTADDDGFDWGWLGLLGLIGLAGLKGSKRDTSDRYTERVTTAPPTSNPRY